The following coding sequences are from one Enterococcus sp. 4G2_DIV0659 window:
- a CDS encoding class I SAM-dependent methyltransferase: MLQTALHFSHTLLKEVIQEGDSVLDATMGNGNDTAFLADLVGESGRVYAFDIQEQALINTEKKLTELSLRKQTTLFHQGHETIETVISKETEITAAIFNLGYLPKSNKQIITKPATTKQALDALLSRLKAKGRIILVVYYGHVGGESELALVRDYCQALLQEEYNVLTYQFINQKNNPPILFCIEKK, translated from the coding sequence ATGCTGCAAACAGCACTTCACTTTAGTCATACACTTTTGAAAGAAGTTATTCAAGAAGGCGACTCCGTCTTAGATGCTACGATGGGTAATGGCAACGATACAGCTTTTCTAGCGGATTTAGTTGGAGAAAGCGGTCGTGTTTATGCCTTTGATATTCAAGAACAAGCATTGATCAACACAGAAAAAAAATTAACGGAGTTGTCCTTACGCAAGCAAACAACTTTATTTCACCAAGGTCATGAAACAATTGAGACTGTGATTTCAAAAGAAACGGAGATCACTGCCGCTATTTTTAATTTAGGCTATCTTCCAAAAAGTAACAAGCAGATTATTACAAAACCCGCTACTACTAAACAAGCTTTGGACGCGTTGCTTTCTCGTTTAAAAGCGAAAGGTCGGATTATTTTGGTTGTGTATTATGGACATGTTGGCGGTGAATCGGAATTAGCCTTAGTAAGAGACTATTGTCAGGCGCTTTTACAGGAAGAGTATAATGTTCTGACTTATCAATTTATCAATCAAAAGAATAATCCGCCGATTTTGTTTTGTATTGAGAAGAAGTAA
- a CDS encoding phosphatase PAP2 family protein, whose protein sequence is MKNKLYYQFAGSCFLVVFMFLGYVVRFYPAWLHRFDQTITEIVRTPYPTANSFFIWYTKFADPLTIGILALAIAFIFFRGKYYAETLWLVINTALIAGVANPLIKLLFMRQRPTLQHLVTEHSYSFPSGHSTGSLLLYGTIMFLLPQFIKQKKICLFLQIVLGVVIVLIGISRIYLGVHFPSDVLGGFCFGLAWLLMTYPIYLEKRFIWRFKNKQT, encoded by the coding sequence ATGAAAAATAAATTATATTATCAATTTGCAGGCAGCTGTTTTTTAGTTGTCTTTATGTTTTTAGGGTATGTGGTTCGTTTTTATCCAGCGTGGTTGCATCGTTTCGATCAAACAATCACAGAGATTGTCAGAACTCCGTATCCAACCGCAAACTCATTTTTTATTTGGTATACTAAATTCGCTGATCCTTTGACGATCGGTATTTTGGCGCTGGCTATCGCGTTCATCTTTTTTAGAGGCAAATATTATGCTGAAACACTTTGGCTCGTGATTAATACAGCTTTGATTGCTGGTGTAGCCAACCCTTTGATTAAATTGTTATTTATGCGCCAACGTCCAACACTTCAACATTTAGTTACTGAACATAGCTATAGTTTTCCAAGTGGGCATTCTACCGGAAGCTTGTTATTATACGGAACGATTATGTTTTTATTACCACAATTTATCAAACAAAAAAAGATTTGCCTATTTTTACAAATCGTATTAGGTGTCGTTATCGTCTTGATCGGTATCAGCCGAATTTATCTGGGTGTTCATTTCCCTAGTGATGTGCTAGGCGGATTTTGTTTCGGGTTAGCTTGGTTATTGATGACGTACCCTATTTATCTAGAAAAACGATTTATTTGGCGCTTTAAAAATAAACAAACATAG
- a CDS encoding DUF4097 family beta strand repeat-containing protein, whose protein sequence is MKKTTAFFLSVAIICMIIGGIGSATFFRRAEQSMTKQTMKTYDIKDKKNTKEIHLNLSGNADFYILTESSNKVVMNTRSSKPISIESSLDVKEKNDQLTISANSNRKKMELDGLKFDIFDRGSAVNLTIPDTVERLIIDGKSSGDIHLSNVTTKKIDVAMNNADVNANTINTEKLTIETQNGDIHVKNDIRADEATFKTANGDIQINNFTSSDWSVYSSSGDISLYTVKGTSKIETVNGDIEANNLKGDVSVKSVNGQFSLSGTDMPKKLSVESQQGDIQLNTEEILYDVSIKTKTTLGDSTIFGKERSSYKKGKEKKSFELKSNSGDISVDGPSDGDDD, encoded by the coding sequence ATGAAAAAAACAACAGCTTTCTTTTTAAGCGTGGCTATTATTTGTATGATCATTGGTGGCATTGGTAGTGCTACATTTTTTAGACGAGCCGAACAGTCAATGACTAAACAAACAATGAAAACTTATGATATAAAAGATAAAAAAAATACAAAAGAAATTCATCTTAACCTTTCTGGAAATGCAGATTTTTATATTTTAACTGAAAGTTCAAATAAAGTGGTTATGAACACTCGTAGTTCGAAACCAATTTCTATTGAGAGTTCTTTGGATGTTAAAGAAAAAAATGATCAATTAACTATCTCTGCAAATAGCAATCGTAAGAAAATGGAATTAGATGGATTAAAATTCGATATTTTTGACCGTGGTTCAGCAGTTAATTTAACAATTCCTGACACCGTTGAACGTCTAATCATTGATGGTAAATCAAGTGGTGATATTCATCTTTCAAATGTTACTACAAAAAAAATAGACGTGGCGATGAACAATGCTGATGTTAATGCAAATACGATCAACACAGAAAAACTAACTATTGAAACGCAAAATGGCGACATTCATGTAAAGAATGATATTCGTGCCGATGAAGCAACGTTTAAAACAGCTAATGGTGATATCCAAATCAACAATTTCACTTCATCTGACTGGTCAGTATATAGTTCTTCTGGCGATATTTCTTTATACACAGTGAAAGGAACTTCTAAAATAGAAACGGTCAATGGCGATATTGAAGCAAACAATTTAAAAGGAGACGTTTCAGTGAAAAGTGTTAATGGTCAATTTTCACTATCAGGTACTGACATGCCTAAAAAATTATCTGTGGAATCTCAACAGGGGGATATTCAGTTAAATACCGAAGAAATCTTATATGATGTCTCTATCAAAACGAAAACAACATTAGGCGATAGTACGATTTTTGGAAAAGAGCGTTCTTCATATAAAAAAGGGAAAGAAAAAAAATCATTTGAATTAAAAAGTAATTCAGGGGATATCTCAGTTGATGGTCCATCAGATGGTGACGATGATTAA
- a CDS encoding DUF1700 domain-containing protein — MNKEHFLIELKIYLKPLSNQQQTFVLDKYDAIFTERLAGGETEEQIAKSLGKPRSIAEEILQEFDITVPEKKLERDGWQEIQPTVDSNYYYDDSSEHPYDPSYQSYERPRRSTFARLCQVFGILSLNFLLMFWVIFSIIMFFFSGWLAAVLFLLSPILGGFSVIAGLNDGTMFQLFVSIFLFGAGIIGLLILTPLTKAFAKILRRYAQWNLRVLRGDI; from the coding sequence ATGAACAAAGAACACTTTTTAATTGAGTTAAAAATCTACTTAAAGCCTCTTTCTAACCAGCAACAAACATTTGTCTTAGATAAATATGACGCTATTTTTACTGAGCGATTAGCTGGTGGGGAGACCGAGGAACAAATCGCCAAAAGTTTAGGCAAACCGAGAAGTATTGCGGAAGAAATTTTGCAAGAATTTGACATCACTGTTCCTGAAAAAAAACTTGAACGAGATGGCTGGCAAGAAATCCAACCAACTGTCGACAGCAATTATTACTATGATGACTCATCTGAGCATCCTTATGACCCATCTTATCAATCTTATGAACGACCTAGACGCAGTACCTTTGCCCGTTTATGTCAAGTTTTCGGTATTCTTTCGCTGAACTTTTTACTTATGTTTTGGGTCATTTTTTCAATTATTATGTTTTTCTTTTCTGGGTGGTTAGCGGCCGTTTTATTCTTGCTTTCACCAATTCTAGGTGGTTTTTCCGTTATTGCTGGCTTAAATGATGGAACGATGTTTCAATTATTTGTTAGCATTTTTCTCTTTGGTGCTGGGATAATCGGATTACTCATTCTGACACCATTGACAAAAGCTTTCGCCAAAATCCTGCGTCGTTACGCACAATGGAATTTACGCGTTTTAAGAGGAGATATTTAA
- a CDS encoding ABC transporter ATP-binding protein → MTDLIRASKFFFHYLKRYKLSFLFIFVTIVIATYLQVKAPQFVGEAIQELANYVGALMQGTDDKSKFMDIIWKLLIFYVLTSAANFIYSILFTQVVGKSTNRMRIGLFNKLEKLTIRFFDSHQDGEILSRFTSDLDNIQNSLNQALLQVMTNIALFVGILIMMFRQNVQLAWATIASTPVAILIAVVVISKARKYVDIQQDEVGKLNGYMDEKISGQRVIITNGLQEETIDGFLEHNESVRKATFKGQVYSGLLFPMMQGMSLVNTAIVIFFGGWLALNGDLEKTVALGLVVTFVQYSQQYYQPLMQISSGYSMIQLAITGARRLNEMFDEPDEINPKDGKQIDGIKESVTLDHVDFGYDPEVPILKDVSINVNKGEMVALVGPTGSGKTTIMNLLNRFYDVNSGSVTFDGTDIREIELNSLRSHVGIVLQDSVLFSGTIRANIAFGKPEASEDEIIAAAKQANIHEFIMEQEKGYDTEITEENNIFSTGQKQLISIARTIITNPSLLILDEATSNVDTVTEAKIQKAMDEAIKGRTSFVIAHRLKTILNADRIVVLRNGEVIEEGNHHELLKEDGFYAELYHNQFVFE, encoded by the coding sequence ATGACTGATTTAATAAGAGCAAGTAAATTCTTTTTTCATTATTTAAAACGCTACAAACTTTCTTTCTTGTTTATTTTTGTGACGATTGTCATTGCAACATATTTACAAGTTAAAGCACCTCAATTTGTTGGGGAAGCCATTCAAGAGTTAGCCAATTATGTAGGAGCTTTGATGCAAGGTACAGATGATAAGAGTAAATTTATGGATATTATCTGGAAGCTGTTGATTTTTTATGTGCTGACAAGTGCTGCAAACTTTATTTACAGTATTTTGTTTACACAAGTCGTAGGGAAATCAACAAATCGGATGCGTATTGGTTTGTTCAATAAATTAGAAAAATTAACGATTCGCTTTTTTGATTCTCACCAAGATGGCGAAATCCTAAGTCGTTTTACAAGTGATTTGGATAATATTCAAAATAGCTTGAACCAAGCTTTATTGCAAGTCATGACAAATATTGCATTATTTGTGGGAATCTTGATTATGATGTTCCGTCAAAATGTCCAATTAGCATGGGCTACCATTGCGTCTACGCCAGTAGCTATTTTAATTGCAGTAGTGGTGATCAGCAAGGCACGTAAATATGTTGATATTCAGCAAGATGAAGTTGGAAAGTTAAATGGTTATATGGATGAAAAAATCAGTGGACAACGAGTAATCATCACTAATGGCTTGCAAGAAGAAACAATTGATGGTTTCTTAGAGCACAATGAATCTGTGCGTAAAGCAACGTTTAAAGGACAAGTGTATTCTGGTTTGCTATTTCCAATGATGCAGGGAATGTCTCTTGTAAATACAGCAATTGTCATTTTCTTTGGTGGTTGGCTAGCATTAAACGGAGATTTAGAAAAAACAGTTGCCTTAGGATTAGTTGTAACCTTTGTCCAATATTCACAACAATACTATCAACCATTGATGCAGATTTCTTCTGGCTACAGCATGATTCAATTGGCAATAACAGGTGCTAGACGCTTGAATGAAATGTTTGATGAACCTGATGAGATCAATCCCAAAGACGGCAAACAAATTGATGGTATCAAAGAATCAGTAACACTTGATCATGTCGACTTTGGCTATGATCCAGAAGTACCGATTTTAAAAGATGTATCAATCAATGTAAACAAAGGGGAGATGGTTGCCTTAGTTGGACCAACCGGCTCTGGTAAAACAACCATCATGAACCTATTGAATCGTTTTTATGATGTTAATAGTGGTTCTGTAACATTTGATGGAACTGATATTCGTGAAATCGAATTAAACAGTTTACGTTCGCATGTGGGAATCGTACTGCAAGATTCGGTCTTATTCTCTGGCACGATTCGAGCAAATATCGCTTTTGGGAAACCAGAAGCCAGCGAAGATGAAATCATAGCGGCGGCTAAACAAGCCAATATCCATGAATTCATTATGGAACAAGAAAAGGGTTACGACACAGAAATCACTGAAGAAAATAATATTTTCAGTACAGGTCAAAAACAATTGATCAGTATTGCAAGAACAATCATTACAAATCCTTCATTATTGATTTTAGATGAAGCGACAAGTAATGTAGATACAGTAACAGAAGCGAAAATTCAAAAAGCAATGGATGAAGCAATTAAAGGCAGAACAAGCTTTGTTATTGCCCATCGATTGAAAACTATTTTGAATGCGGATCGTATCGTTGTTTTAAGAAATGGTGAAGTGATCGAAGAAGGAAATCATCATGAGTTATTAAAAGAAGATGGTTTCTATGCAGAACTGTATCATAATCAGTTTGTGTTTGAATAA
- a CDS encoding TIGR01212 family radical SAM protein (This family includes YhcC from E. coli K-12, an uncharacterized radical SAM protein.): protein MAEFLYTEDPNKRYHTWNYALRQQFGGKIFKVPLDGGFDCPNRDGTVAKGGCTFCSVSGSGDMIVAPQDPLPIQFQKEVHMMHKKWPQVDQYIVYFQNFTNTHAPVEVLRHRFEQVVNEKGVVGISIGTRPDCLPDDVVEYLAELNQRYYLWVELGLQTTYEQTSNTINRAHDYQTYLDGVAKLRKHNIRVCTHLINGLPGETLEMMRENVRRTILDSDIQGIKLHLLHLMTNTRMLRDYHEGRLQLMTKEDYVSVICDQLEMIPPEIVIHRLTGDAPADSLVGPMWSLKKWEVLNAIDNEMKRRNSVQGKYNVRKELFV from the coding sequence ATGGCTGAATTTCTTTATACAGAAGATCCCAACAAACGATATCATACATGGAATTATGCCTTACGCCAGCAATTTGGTGGAAAAATTTTCAAGGTGCCCTTAGATGGCGGATTTGATTGTCCTAATCGTGATGGAACCGTTGCAAAAGGCGGGTGTACGTTTTGTAGTGTTTCAGGTTCAGGGGATATGATTGTGGCTCCACAAGATCCTTTACCCATTCAATTTCAAAAAGAAGTACACATGATGCATAAAAAATGGCCTCAAGTCGACCAATACATTGTGTATTTCCAAAACTTCACTAATACTCATGCACCAGTTGAAGTCCTTCGACATCGCTTTGAACAAGTCGTTAATGAAAAAGGAGTTGTTGGCATTTCTATCGGGACACGACCAGATTGTCTTCCTGATGATGTTGTGGAGTATTTAGCAGAGTTGAATCAGCGTTATTACTTATGGGTAGAGTTAGGTTTACAGACAACTTATGAGCAGACAAGCAACACAATTAATAGAGCCCATGATTACCAAACCTATTTGGATGGTGTAGCCAAATTAAGAAAACATAATATTCGTGTCTGTACCCATCTTATTAACGGTTTACCTGGTGAAACATTAGAGATGATGAGGGAAAATGTACGCCGAACAATTCTTGATTCAGACATTCAAGGAATCAAACTTCATTTGCTTCATTTAATGACAAATACACGTATGTTAAGAGATTATCATGAAGGACGCTTACAATTAATGACCAAGGAAGATTATGTCAGTGTCATTTGTGATCAATTAGAAATGATTCCTCCTGAAATCGTGATTCATCGTTTAACCGGCGATGCACCTGCAGATTCTTTAGTTGGTCCTATGTGGAGTTTAAAAAAATGGGAAGTTTTAAATGCCATTGATAATGAAATGAAACGGCGCAATAGTGTCCAAGGAAAATACAATGTTCGAAAGGAATTGTTCGTCTAA